The following coding sequences are from one Prochlorococcus marinus XMU1412 window:
- a CDS encoding pyridoxal phosphate-dependent decarboxylase family protein has product MTEDLINKKDIYFPSYLGTNDNLITLLNKTTQILCDWFSKADKYGPLPFDENFKCLMPDEDGNSTEDLFSDIQSLLNNSFNPVHPGSLAHLDPPPLIFSILGDLIAAGLNNNLLAYELSPSITLLEESLCKWFARKIGFNDSSGGIAASGGTLSNLNALIAARHNSGLGSDPNSVLLVSEDAHSSFIKCIRIMGLDEANLIRIKTDNNGSIDIQNLRKTIDKCFIDNKKIFAIVATLGTTVRGAIDPIKDISEICKERNIWLHIDGSIGGIFAITSIPIEGLNNINKANSITINPQKIIGITKTSSLLLVSEMSTLENTFSTGLPYLSSKEDIINRGEIGIQGSRPAEVIKLWLGLRFLGLNGIENILKSSIKRKDFFIKNISKNKFDIYSGPLHIVSFLPNKLEPKDSDEWTQTKVNELINNNFMLSRPKFKGKYFLRVVMGNYNTKESHIVELLRLLDA; this is encoded by the coding sequence ATGACTGAAGATTTAATTAATAAAAAAGATATATACTTCCCTTCGTATTTAGGGACTAACGATAACTTAATTACTCTCCTAAATAAAACAACTCAAATTCTTTGTGACTGGTTCTCTAAAGCCGATAAATATGGTCCATTACCATTTGATGAGAATTTCAAGTGCTTAATGCCTGATGAGGATGGTAATTCTACAGAAGATTTGTTTTCTGATATTCAATCCCTTCTAAATAATTCTTTTAATCCAGTTCATCCAGGCTCTTTAGCTCATCTGGATCCCCCACCTTTGATTTTTTCTATTTTAGGCGATTTAATTGCTGCTGGTTTAAATAATAATCTTCTTGCTTACGAGTTGTCTCCAAGTATTACTTTGCTTGAGGAATCATTATGCAAATGGTTTGCAAGGAAAATAGGGTTTAATGATTCTTCAGGAGGCATAGCAGCTAGCGGAGGTACTTTAAGTAATTTGAATGCACTTATAGCAGCTAGACATAATTCTGGATTAGGTTCAGATCCCAATTCTGTATTACTTGTTAGTGAAGATGCTCATTCCTCTTTCATTAAATGTATAAGAATAATGGGTCTTGATGAAGCAAATCTTATTAGGATTAAAACTGATAATAATGGGAGTATTGATATACAAAATCTTAGAAAAACTATAGATAAATGTTTTATTGATAATAAAAAAATATTCGCTATTGTTGCCACTTTAGGGACAACAGTAAGAGGAGCAATTGATCCTATTAAAGATATAAGTGAAATATGCAAAGAAAGAAATATATGGCTTCATATCGATGGCTCCATTGGAGGCATTTTTGCCATAACTTCTATTCCAATAGAAGGTTTAAATAATATTAATAAGGCTAATTCCATAACAATAAATCCTCAAAAAATAATTGGTATTACTAAGACATCATCTTTGTTATTGGTTTCAGAAATGAGTACTTTAGAAAATACATTTTCTACTGGACTTCCTTACCTATCATCTAAAGAAGACATCATAAATAGAGGAGAAATTGGCATACAAGGTTCTAGACCTGCAGAGGTTATCAAACTGTGGCTTGGGTTACGTTTTTTAGGTCTGAATGGAATAGAAAATATATTAAAATCATCAATTAAAAGAAAAGATTTTTTTATAAAAAATATTAGTAAAAATAAATTTGATATATATTCAGGTCCTCTGCATATTGTATCATTCTTACCAAATAAACTTGAGCCAAAAGACTCTGATGAATGGACTCAAACTAAAGTTAATGAACTAATTAACAATAATTTTATGCTTTCTAGACCAAAATTTAAAGGTAAATATTTTTTAAGGGTTGTCATGGGAAATTACAATACAAAAGAATCTCATATTGTAGAACTTTTGAGACTTTTAGATGCTTAA
- a CDS encoding GTP-binding protein: MNYLKLKYIKYIIFILFLYILFSILIRTVNIYTILFLIIIMYIFYNIDKKLFKKIVYKVIYKNKKNTLTFKNTYGAAKISLEGVEKINKKINDKVKVELLNYQKNKLEAQLKTGDYNVTLFGAGSSGKTSIARSLLKNIVGQTSAKIGTTKQINSYKIRIPILKRNINIVDTPGLFEPSKLGEQREKETIIQASNSDLVLFVLDQDINKYENYLIKELLKIGKKIIVVLNKCDLRSRDENNLIKENIISITSARKNRISVVQTIAVPQQSTYTKSDTLNLVPEVGSLFREIIATLDNNGEELLADNILFRSNKLGIKSKNFVQEQRYLMSNKVINKYMWITGGVILVNPLPAVDFLTTTSVNLQMIMELSKIYEIKLTKKDAKDLATSLLSALAKQGILKGGLAIISPALATSLTKIILSKSIQSVTAGWLIRIVGLSLIEYFKNGQDWGDGGIQEVVDKIYRISKREDILNNFLKEAISKIEMKKYFQSNKSLPPFTM, from the coding sequence ATGAATTACTTGAAATTGAAATATATAAAATATATTATTTTTATTTTATTTCTATATATTTTATTTTCGATATTAATACGAACAGTAAATATTTATACAATTTTATTTTTAATAATAATTATGTATATCTTTTACAACATTGATAAAAAACTTTTTAAAAAAATAGTTTATAAAGTTATTTACAAAAATAAAAAAAATACACTTACATTCAAAAATACATATGGTGCTGCCAAGATAAGTTTGGAAGGGGTCGAGAAAATTAATAAAAAAATTAATGATAAAGTAAAAGTTGAATTGTTAAATTACCAAAAAAATAAACTAGAGGCCCAATTAAAAACAGGAGATTATAACGTTACTCTTTTTGGAGCAGGTTCCTCAGGAAAAACATCTATAGCAAGATCTTTATTGAAAAATATTGTAGGACAAACTTCAGCAAAAATAGGTACAACAAAGCAAATTAATAGCTATAAAATTCGCATCCCAATCTTAAAAAGAAACATTAATATTGTGGATACTCCTGGTTTATTCGAACCATCTAAATTAGGAGAACAAAGAGAAAAAGAAACAATCATACAAGCATCAAATTCTGATTTAGTTCTTTTTGTCTTGGATCAAGACATAAATAAATACGAAAACTATTTAATTAAAGAATTATTGAAAATAGGAAAAAAAATAATAGTAGTTCTAAATAAATGTGATTTGAGGTCTAGAGATGAAAATAACCTCATCAAAGAAAATATAATTTCTATAACTTCCGCTAGAAAAAATAGAATTTCAGTTGTGCAAACAATTGCAGTACCTCAACAATCTACCTATACAAAATCAGATACTTTAAATTTAGTCCCAGAGGTAGGAAGTTTATTTAGAGAAATAATTGCAACGCTCGATAATAATGGTGAAGAATTATTGGCGGATAATATTCTTTTTCGCTCAAATAAGTTAGGTATTAAAAGTAAAAATTTCGTTCAAGAACAAAGATATTTAATGTCAAATAAAGTGATTAATAAATATATGTGGATAACAGGAGGAGTAATACTAGTTAATCCACTACCAGCCGTTGATTTCCTAACTACTACCTCCGTAAACCTACAAATGATAATGGAATTATCAAAAATATATGAAATAAAGCTTACAAAAAAAGATGCAAAAGATTTGGCTACATCTCTGCTAAGCGCATTGGCCAAACAAGGAATATTAAAAGGGGGTCTCGCCATTATTTCTCCTGCTTTAGCTACAAGCTTGACTAAAATAATATTATCTAAATCTATACAATCAGTTACCGCAGGCTGGTTAATAAGAATAGTAGGACTGAGTTTGATTGAATATTTTAAAAATGGCCAAGATTGGGGGGATGGAGGAATTCAAGAAGTAGTAGATAAGATTTATAGAATAAGTAAGAGAGAGGATATTTTAAACAACTTCTTAAAAGAAGCTATTTCAAAAATTGAAATGAAAAAGTATTTTCAATCAAATAAAAGTTTGCCTCCATTTACTATGTAA
- the lspA gene encoding signal peptidase II, which produces MITKIQTKLYYLSLSIFIILIDQYTKYLIFYNYKKFLNKDFLLFRLDFVKNYGAAFNIFSGNRIFLSLISIIFSILLIYLILRKNTLNKIDITSYSFILGGTIGNGIDRILKGFVIDFINLNFINFPVFNIADISINLGFIFLLYRIFKNKQ; this is translated from the coding sequence ATGATTACTAAGATACAAACAAAGTTATATTATTTATCCTTAAGTATTTTTATTATTTTAATAGATCAATATACAAAATATTTAATTTTTTATAATTATAAAAAATTTTTAAATAAAGATTTTCTTTTATTTAGATTAGACTTTGTTAAAAATTACGGAGCAGCATTTAACATATTTAGTGGTAATAGAATATTTTTATCTTTAATAAGTATTATTTTTTCAATATTACTTATTTATTTAATATTAAGGAAAAATACTTTAAACAAAATTGACATTACCTCTTATAGCTTTATTCTAGGAGGAACTATTGGTAATGGAATAGATAGAATTTTAAAAGGTTTTGTAATTGATTTTATAAATTTAAATTTTATAAATTTTCCGGTATTTAATATTGCTGATATATCTATTAATCTTGGGTTTATATTTTTACTGTATAGAATTTTTAAAAACAAACAATAA
- a CDS encoding biotin transporter BioY has protein sequence MLNFYKLIEILVSLQSLVISSMLPVYIPLPFVDESNNSFEMPITWQIPTTILLTLIFHKKVVFRAFSIYIILGLFIAPVFHQGGSIGYLLTPNFGYLLGLYPLIKIIDNLNTTNKINVGNFLKKGFIAICAMHMTGIFYHLLQVIFYSQFNIFLYNLGKYSVGKIGYHFLTLIPLLLLIKPIKSLKHSK, from the coding sequence ATGCTCAATTTTTATAAATTAATTGAGATACTGGTGAGTCTTCAATCACTAGTAATATCATCAATGCTACCTGTTTATATTCCACTACCATTTGTCGATGAATCTAATAATAGTTTTGAGATGCCTATCACATGGCAAATTCCAACTACAATTTTACTAACACTTATATTTCATAAAAAAGTAGTTTTCAGGGCATTTTCTATATATATAATTTTAGGGTTATTTATAGCCCCAGTCTTTCATCAAGGAGGCTCAATAGGATATTTACTCACTCCAAATTTTGGTTATTTATTAGGTTTATATCCATTAATCAAAATAATTGATAATTTAAATACAACAAATAAAATAAATGTTGGTAACTTTTTAAAAAAGGGATTTATAGCAATATGTGCTATGCATATGACTGGAATATTTTACCATCTTTTACAAGTTATATTTTACAGTCAATTTAATATATTTTTATATAATTTAGGGAAATACTCTGTAGGTAAAATTGGATATCATTTTTTAACGCTTATTCCATTATTACTACTTATTAAACCTATCAAAAGTTTAAAACATAGCAAATAA
- a CDS encoding ABC transporter permease translates to MSRNISIKEALGMATKTLVSNKLRSSLTMLGIIIGNASVITLVGLGRGAQTLAKNQLSNLGANVLFIVPGNNDTRRRGISFPKNLVLEDAIAISNQVPTVKKVAPQISANEIVQSNSKSLNISIAGVTPEFLEVRSFEVDKGRFLSKSDVNSARSYVVIGPDLKDEFFKDKNSSLGEKIRIKDHTYEIIGILKPKGAVFGSNQDKNAYIPLTTMVNRITGKDPTYGVSLSFISVEAINKNTTSAAKFQITNLLRQRHKIIRDDDFAVRSQEDALNIVTNITSGLTFLLAGIGAVSLVVGGIGIMNIMLVSVSERTEEIGLRKAIGAKQSDILIQFLIEALILSTIGGLIGTTTGLSGVFILSLITPLPASVGLSTTLSTMIISGSIGLIFGVLPAKRASKLDPIVALRSL, encoded by the coding sequence ATGTCTAGGAATATCTCAATAAAAGAAGCCTTAGGCATGGCCACAAAAACCTTAGTTTCGAACAAATTGAGAAGTTCGTTAACAATGCTTGGGATTATTATAGGAAATGCATCAGTTATTACTCTCGTTGGACTTGGAAGAGGTGCTCAAACATTAGCAAAAAACCAATTAAGTAATTTAGGTGCAAATGTTTTATTCATTGTTCCTGGAAATAATGACACAAGAAGAAGAGGTATTTCATTTCCTAAAAACCTAGTTTTAGAAGATGCAATAGCAATAAGCAATCAAGTCCCCACAGTTAAAAAAGTTGCTCCTCAAATCTCTGCTAACGAGATAGTACAATCAAATTCTAAAAGCCTTAATATATCTATTGCTGGTGTTACTCCTGAATTTCTTGAAGTAAGAAGCTTTGAAGTAGATAAGGGAAGATTTTTATCTAAAAGTGATGTTAATAGTGCAAGAAGTTATGTTGTAATAGGTCCTGATCTTAAAGACGAATTTTTCAAAGATAAAAATTCTTCACTTGGAGAAAAAATCAGAATTAAAGATCATACTTATGAAATTATCGGAATATTAAAACCAAAAGGTGCTGTATTTGGAAGTAATCAAGACAAAAATGCTTATATACCATTAACCACTATGGTAAATAGAATTACTGGGAAGGACCCTACTTATGGTGTAAGTTTAAGCTTTATTAGTGTGGAAGCGATAAATAAAAATACAACTAGTGCCGCAAAATTCCAAATTACAAACTTATTAAGGCAAAGACATAAAATAATAAGAGATGATGACTTTGCAGTTAGATCGCAAGAAGATGCATTGAATATAGTTACCAACATAACAAGTGGGTTAACTTTTTTATTGGCGGGTATTGGGGCAGTATCTTTAGTTGTTGGAGGAATAGGAATCATGAATATTATGCTAGTTTCCGTTAGTGAAAGGACTGAAGAGATTGGTCTTAGAAAAGCAATAGGAGCTAAACAGTCAGATATATTAATTCAATTTTTAATTGAGGCATTGATTTTATCTACAATTGGAGGATTAATAGGAACAACAACAGGATTATCAGGTGTTTTTATTTTGTCTTTGATAACTCCCCTTCCTGCATCTGTAGGATTATCAACAACTTTATCCACCATGATCATTTCAGGATCAATTGGTTTAATCTTTGGAGTTTTACCTGCAAAAAGAGCTTCTAAACTAGATCCCATTGTTGCCTTGAGAAGTTTATAA
- the pyk gene encoding pyruvate kinase — MSNIDLKRRTKIVATIGPATQSEEIITNLIKAGVTTFRLNFSHGDHKDHAERIKTIREVSKKLDIDIGILQDLQGPKIRLGRFKDGPVKVKKGDKFTLTSNEVECTNTIANVTYDKLSQEVSKGKRILLDDGKIEMIVDKVDIKANNLECMVTVGGVLSNNKGVNFPDVQLSVKALTEKDKEDLKFGLSEGVDWIALSFVRNPSDINEIKDLINKNGHSTPVVAKIEKFEAIDQIDTVLPLCDGVMVARGDLGVEMPAEEVPLLQKELIRKANTLGIPIITATQMLDSMASNPRPTRAEVSDVANAILDGTDAVMLSNETAVGDYPVEAVETMATIARRIERDYPLKAIESHLPSTIPNAISAAVSNIARQLDAGAIIPLTKSGSTARNVSKFRPPTPILATTTERSVARRLQLVWGVTPIVVKNDERTAKTFSLAMQIAQEMGILNQGDLVVQTAGTLTGISGSTDLIKVGLVRKIVSRGISIGEIGVTGKARIIKNNLDMSLICPGEILFVPEELMKNIPLSKNIAGIVTNQNVNDVYALFNKNNKKISTICNLENMDDHQISNGDLITLQLNEGVIYMGQIEDDDALDKYKYV; from the coding sequence ATGTCGAATATTGATTTAAAAAGAAGAACAAAAATAGTAGCAACTATTGGCCCTGCGACTCAATCTGAAGAGATAATTACAAATTTAATTAAAGCTGGAGTAACAACATTCAGATTAAATTTCTCACATGGAGATCATAAGGATCATGCTGAGAGAATAAAAACCATAAGGGAAGTATCAAAAAAGTTAGATATAGATATTGGAATATTACAAGATCTTCAAGGACCTAAAATACGATTAGGGCGTTTTAAAGATGGGCCAGTGAAAGTTAAAAAAGGCGATAAATTTACACTGACATCAAATGAAGTCGAATGTACAAATACTATTGCAAATGTAACCTACGACAAACTTTCTCAAGAAGTTAGCAAGGGGAAAAGAATTCTTTTAGATGATGGAAAAATAGAAATGATTGTAGATAAAGTTGATATAAAAGCTAATAATTTGGAGTGCATGGTAACTGTAGGAGGGGTTCTTTCAAACAATAAAGGTGTTAATTTTCCAGATGTTCAATTATCAGTAAAAGCATTAACAGAAAAAGATAAAGAGGATTTAAAATTCGGTCTATCTGAAGGGGTTGATTGGATTGCCCTAAGTTTCGTAAGAAATCCATCCGATATAAACGAGATAAAGGATTTAATAAATAAAAATGGGCATTCAACTCCCGTGGTCGCAAAAATAGAAAAATTTGAAGCGATTGATCAAATTGATACAGTATTACCTTTATGTGATGGGGTTATGGTTGCGAGGGGTGATTTAGGAGTAGAAATGCCTGCTGAAGAAGTTCCTCTTTTACAAAAGGAATTAATAAGAAAAGCTAATACTTTAGGTATTCCAATAATTACAGCGACTCAAATGCTTGACTCTATGGCTTCGAATCCAAGACCAACAAGGGCCGAAGTTAGTGATGTTGCAAATGCAATTCTGGATGGGACAGATGCTGTAATGCTTTCAAATGAAACTGCAGTTGGCGATTATCCTGTAGAGGCAGTAGAAACGATGGCGACTATAGCAAGAAGAATTGAAAGGGATTATCCACTCAAAGCTATTGAGAGCCACTTACCTAGTACCATCCCAAATGCTATTAGTGCAGCAGTAAGTAATATAGCTAGACAACTTGATGCAGGAGCTATAATCCCTTTAACAAAATCAGGCTCTACCGCTAGAAATGTAAGTAAATTCAGACCTCCAACACCTATCTTGGCAACTACTACAGAGAGGAGCGTAGCGAGAAGATTACAACTTGTTTGGGGAGTTACTCCCATAGTAGTTAAAAATGATGAAAGAACTGCAAAAACTTTTAGTTTGGCTATGCAAATTGCTCAGGAAATGGGGATACTAAATCAAGGAGATTTAGTAGTTCAAACTGCAGGCACATTAACTGGAATAAGTGGTTCTACAGATTTAATAAAAGTCGGTTTAGTAAGAAAAATTGTATCAAGGGGAATTTCAATAGGGGAAATCGGTGTTACCGGTAAAGCAAGAATAATAAAAAATAATCTAGACATGTCATTAATTTGTCCAGGAGAAATATTATTTGTTCCGGAAGAATTAATGAAAAATATTCCACTTAGTAAAAATATTGCGGGGATTGTTACGAACCAAAATGTAAATGATGTTTATGCTTTGTTTAACAAAAATAATAAAAAGATTTCTACAATTTGTAATTTAGAAAATATGGATGATCATCAAATTAGCAATGGCGACCTTATTACACTGCAGCTAAATGAAGGTGTTATATACATGGGTCAAATTGAAGATGATGATGCATTAGATAAATATAAATATGTCTAG
- a CDS encoding nucleoside triphosphate pyrophosphohydrolase family protein produces the protein MDFKTYQKKARETAQYPDLGSNNIYPTLGLVGEAGEVAEKVKKVIRDKNGIFDNESKLGIKKELGDVLWYVSNLCTELNFNLEDVAIQNLEKLKLRAAKGKIKGSGDDR, from the coding sequence ATGGATTTTAAAACTTATCAGAAAAAAGCTAGAGAAACAGCACAATATCCAGATTTAGGCTCAAATAATATTTATCCAACTCTTGGTTTAGTTGGAGAGGCTGGAGAGGTGGCAGAAAAAGTGAAAAAGGTTATAAGAGATAAAAATGGAATATTTGATAACGAATCAAAATTAGGTATTAAAAAAGAGTTAGGAGATGTTTTGTGGTATGTTTCAAATCTTTGTACAGAATTGAATTTCAACTTAGAGGATGTTGCAATACAAAACCTTGAAAAATTAAAATTAAGAGCTGCTAAAGGGAAGATAAAAGGTTCTGGGGATGATAGATAA
- a CDS encoding YggT family protein, giving the protein MLSEIFAVLGQTLSIYSFILIIRILLTWFPGIDWSNGVLSALTSITDPYLNIFRGIIPPIGGFDISSLLAFLLLNVIQNLITNLQYASLGYS; this is encoded by the coding sequence ATGTTATCTGAGATTTTTGCGGTTCTGGGGCAAACTTTATCAATTTATTCTTTCATATTGATAATAAGAATTTTACTCACATGGTTTCCAGGTATTGATTGGAGTAATGGTGTTTTATCTGCATTAACTTCTATCACAGATCCTTATTTAAACATTTTTAGAGGTATTATCCCCCCAATAGGTGGATTTGATATTTCTTCTTTATTAGCTTTTTTACTTTTAAATGTTATACAAAATTTAATTACAAATCTCCAGTACGCCAGCTTAGGTTATAGCTGA
- the scpB gene encoding SMC-Scp complex subunit ScpB encodes MSDIDLVTKVEAVLYLKGRPITKKDLSEITNSDINSINNAIKDLKNKYSNPNSAIELNTVNNSFSLELKSSLNEFVDDLLPSDLKTSELRTLATIAIKKKILQSDLILLRGSGAYDHIKELLEKKFIVKRKQKDGRSYWLSLSEKFFQTFAVSNEYLSNIGSSNNKQQ; translated from the coding sequence ATATCTGATATAGATTTAGTTACTAAAGTTGAAGCTGTCTTATATTTGAAAGGCAGACCAATAACAAAAAAGGATCTTTCAGAAATTACTAATTCTGATATAAACTCAATAAATAATGCAATTAAAGATCTAAAAAATAAATACTCTAATCCCAACTCAGCTATTGAATTAAATACAGTTAATAACAGTTTTTCTCTCGAACTAAAATCTAGTCTTAATGAATTCGTTGATGATTTACTTCCTTCTGATTTGAAAACATCGGAATTAAGGACATTGGCAACCATTGCGATCAAAAAAAAGATCCTGCAATCGGATCTTATACTTCTTCGAGGTTCAGGAGCTTATGATCATATTAAAGAATTATTAGAAAAGAAATTTATCGTCAAACGGAAGCAAAAAGATGGTAGATCATATTGGTTATCATTATCAGAAAAGTTTTTTCAAACTTTTGCTGTAAGTAATGAATATCTTTCAAATATAGGAAGCAGTAATAATAAGCAGCAATAA
- the ilvA gene encoding threonine ammonia-lyase, biosynthetic — protein sequence MNDYFEKILQAEVYEVAKKTPLEKAHNLSNKLNNEVFLKREDLQDVFSFKIRGAYNKMSKLTNSQLAQGVITSSAGNHAQGVALSALKLNCQATILMPITTPLVKVNAVKNLKAKVILYGDNYDEAYKEAIRISQERNLCFIHPFDDPEVIAGQGTIAIELEQQLKEKPYAIYIAVGGGGLISGISLYVKKVWPEVKIIGVEPEDADAMTKSLEEEKIVELSSVGQFADGVAVKKIGKNTFDIGRKYIDKMIKVNTDEICAAIKDVFEDTRSILEPAGALSIAGMKKDILNSNHSNRKMVAIACGANMNFERLRFVAERAELGECKEVMMAVEIPERAGSLIDFCKLLDNRNLTEFSYRMSNSKNAQIFVGVQVYGLNDKKNLLNIFKNSEYSFIDISDDELSKNHLRHMVGGRLPRDFKEMEYKNFIELLYRFEFPERPGALINFLNNMKSNWSISVFHYRNYGADVGKIVIGVLIHKNEILEWNKFVRILGYKFWDETQNDTYRLFLGASD from the coding sequence ATGAATGATTATTTTGAAAAAATACTTCAAGCTGAAGTCTATGAAGTTGCAAAAAAAACACCACTAGAGAAAGCTCATAATTTAAGTAATAAACTTAATAATGAAGTTTTTCTAAAAAGAGAAGATCTTCAGGATGTATTTTCATTCAAAATAAGAGGTGCATATAACAAAATGAGTAAGCTCACTAATTCACAGCTTGCTCAGGGAGTAATTACCTCTAGTGCTGGTAATCATGCTCAAGGGGTTGCACTTAGTGCCCTTAAGTTAAATTGCCAAGCAACGATATTAATGCCCATTACAACACCTCTAGTAAAAGTTAATGCAGTAAAAAATTTAAAAGCAAAAGTTATATTATATGGCGATAACTATGATGAAGCTTACAAAGAGGCAATAAGGATTAGCCAAGAAAGAAATTTATGCTTTATTCATCCCTTTGATGATCCAGAAGTAATAGCAGGACAAGGAACTATAGCTATAGAACTTGAACAGCAGCTTAAGGAAAAACCTTATGCAATTTATATTGCTGTAGGTGGTGGGGGGTTGATATCAGGTATATCCTTATACGTTAAAAAAGTATGGCCTGAAGTAAAAATAATTGGTGTAGAACCAGAAGATGCTGACGCTATGACGAAATCTTTGGAAGAAGAAAAAATTGTGGAACTATCTTCTGTAGGTCAATTTGCAGATGGAGTGGCGGTTAAAAAAATTGGTAAAAATACTTTTGATATTGGTAGAAAATATATAGATAAGATGATTAAGGTTAATACTGATGAAATCTGTGCTGCTATAAAAGATGTTTTTGAGGATACTAGATCAATACTAGAGCCCGCAGGTGCCTTATCAATAGCGGGAATGAAAAAAGATATTTTAAATTCGAATCATTCAAATAGAAAAATGGTTGCGATTGCATGTGGTGCAAATATGAATTTCGAGAGGCTTAGATTTGTAGCAGAAAGAGCAGAACTTGGAGAGTGTAAAGAAGTAATGATGGCTGTTGAAATTCCTGAACGTGCTGGTAGTCTAATTGATTTTTGTAAGTTACTTGATAATAGAAATTTAACTGAATTTAGCTATAGGATGTCAAATTCTAAGAATGCACAGATCTTTGTAGGGGTTCAAGTCTATGGTTTAAATGATAAAAAAAATCTATTAAATATATTTAAAAATTCTGAGTACTCATTTATTGACATAAGTGATGATGAATTATCTAAAAATCATCTCAGACATATGGTAGGTGGAAGATTACCAAGGGATTTTAAAGAGATGGAATATAAAAACTTTATTGAACTTTTATACAGATTTGAGTTTCCTGAAAGGCCAGGCGCATTAATAAACTTCTTAAATAATATGAAATCTAATTGGTCTATAAGCGTATTTCACTACAGGAATTATGGTGCTGATGTAGGAAAAATTGTTATTGGAGTTTTAATCCATAAAAATGAGATTTTAGAGTGGAATAAATTTGTTAGAATTTTAGGCTATAAATTCTGGGATGAAACTCAAAACGATACATATAGATTATTCCTTGGTGCATCAGATTAA